ACTCCGCTGGCGGTGATTGTTTCGGCTGCCAACGAACACGACGTGCGGTTCATTCTGCCGTTGGTGTTCCTGCGATTTCCTCGCGTGGGCGGCTTGCCAGGCCGACCTCGCGAGTTGCCAACGCTCGTCCGAGCGGACTGCGGCTACACATCGGCGGACCTTCTCAGGCTGTTGAATTGGTGCGGAATCAAGGCGATCATCCCCCAGCGAGGTCAAGACGTTCAGCCGGGTCTGGGTAAGCGTCGTTGGCAGGTCGAGAGAGCAAT
This genomic window from Thalassoroseus pseudoceratinae contains:
- a CDS encoding transposase is translated as MRRGKTGPNPTDRGRSGSKLNVMTDAEGTPLAVIVSAANEHDVRFILPLVFLRFPRVGGLPGRPRELPTLVRADCGYTSADLLRLLNWCGIKAIIPQRGQDVQPGLGKRRWQVERAISWLKQFRRIGIRRERKAAFYEAFVTLACGLIAHRQFQQT